Proteins encoded by one window of Cucurbita pepo subsp. pepo cultivar mu-cu-16 chromosome LG14, ASM280686v2, whole genome shotgun sequence:
- the LOC111810238 gene encoding AP2-like ethylene-responsive transcription factor AIL6: MAPPPQTPPPTNWLSFSLSPIEMLRSTDSPFLPYEPPSTPSPHYLLDSFYSNNGWSGSANSHHNHEPKLEDFLGDSSPMMRYSDSQTETQDSSLTHIYDHAYFGDQQDFKTIAAFQAFSGNSGSEVDDSVSITRTQIAAAEIPTGALSLAVVQSSDTASAVVAVDSDSSKKIADTFGQRTSIYRGVTRHRWTGRYEAHLWDNSCRREGQARKGRQVYLGGYDKEDKAARAYDLAALKYWGPTATTNFPVSNYAKELDEMKHVTKQEFIASLRRKSSGFSRGASIYRGVTRHHQQGRWQARIGRVAGNKDLYLGTFATEEEAAEAYDIAAIKFRGLNAVTNFEMSRYDVEAIAKSALPIGGAAKRLKLCLEAEEKPILNHDQAIQCGNGNNNMNLGTAIQAVPVPSIPCGIPYDTAAMLYHHNYYHLQPNAIGSSESTSPAIAAPVNLGPQAAEFFVWPHQSY, encoded by the exons ATGGCGCCGCCGCCGCAAACGCCGCCGCCCACTAACTggctctctttctctctttccccCATTGAAATGCTTCGCTCTACTGACTCTCCGTTTCTTCCTTATGAGCCACCCTCCACTCCCTCTCCGCACTATCTTTTGGACAGTTTTTACTCCAATAatg GATGGAGTGGCAGTGCTAATTCTCATCATAATCATGAACCTAAGCTTGAGGATTTCCTCGGTGATTCCTCGCCGATGATGCGATATTCCGACAGTCAAACAGAGACACAAGATTCGTCTTTGACTCATATTTACGACCATGCTTATTTTGGGGACCAACaggattttaaaaccattGCGGCGTTTCAAGCTTTTTCTGGTAACTCTGGCTCTGAAGTTGATGACTCTGTTTCCATTACCAGAACCCAGATCGCCGCTGCTGAGATCCCCACTGGTGCTCTGTCTCTTGCTGTCGTGCAGAGCTCCGACACGGCGTCGGCTGTTGTCGCTGTCGATTCTGATTCCTCCAAGAAAATCGCTGATACGTTTGGCCAGAGAACTTCCATTTACAGAGGAGTCACTAG ACATAGATGGACGGGGAGATATGAAGCGCATCTATGGGACAATAGCTGTAGAAGAGAGGGTCAAGCTAGGAAAGGACGACAAG TTTACTTAG GTGGATATGATAAGGAGGACAAAGCAGCTAGGGCTTATGATTTGGCAGCTTTGAAGTACTGGGGTCCCACTGCTACCACCAATTTTCct GTTTCGAATTACGCTAAAGAATTGGACGAGATGAAACATGTCACGAAGCAAGAGTTTATCGCTTCTTTGCGAAG AAAGAGCAGTGGTTTCTCGAGGGGTGCGTCGATTTATAGAGGTGTAACTAGGCATCATCAGCAGGGTCGATGGCAGGCGAGAATTGGCCGTGTTGCTGGGAACAAGGACCTGTATCTCGGGACGTTTG CTACGGAAGAGGAAGCAGCTGAGGCTTACGACATAGCAGCAATCAAGTTCAGGGGTTTGAACGCCGTGACGAACTTCGAGATGAGTCGTTACGACGTGGAAGCTATTGCGAAGAGTGCGTTGCCGATCGGGGGAGCAGCGAAGAGGCTGAAGCTTTGCTTGGAAGCCGAGGAGAAACCGATTTTGAATCATGATCAAGCAATCCAGTGCGGCAATGGAAACAACAATATGAACTTAGGCACTGCCATCCAAGCTGTGCCTGTACCGTCGATCCCGTGCGGAATTCCATACGATACCGCAGCTATGCTGTATCACCATAATTACTATCATCTTCAGCCTAACGCGATCGGTTCCTCGGAGTCGACCAGCCCAGCCATTGCAGCTCCGGTGAATTTGGGACCTCAAGCAGCCGAGTTTTTTGTTTGGCCTCACCAGTCGTATTAG
- the LOC111810236 gene encoding protein ecdysoneless homolog, whose protein sequence is MATGPFSSSSIFNQSSSRLPDDTVFYAIFPDASLSSGNAAEVASILQSLHLQIINSISSFTSNYIWQHEAFSLSPSSILKSPCVCSTHLPHLHGKLRFGDNLEDEWFTVFLLFHISKCFTSLSIRVWDTDGEFLLIEAAFHIPRWINPENSLNRVFIRNGSLHIVPKHRLPDPNLFDSLKFLVEFDQESRASESVQLAVKKKISDYPRRAEMNIHKARVRVPLSVAQVLKHEPCLISLAVEGFYDRDIDTMKFAAKMEKFLGRGREEELVCVSVKMSKAMFAQLMQQNFQAPKCYPMPNRTNASIHTEAELGMKIACGFEMIYQLRRQEGSEGKSQTWEAFKESLESSGYFQGLLPGSKEHGRLMQNAEEYYKNSELFSRTSNMMSAPVRRIDEILASPYSVEDFKGPDVPPSDDDSWLYNGDDELNAALLERQKEMEISNSEFNEKQKSKKEQVDPSSSYSMDEPDLGDISKSMQKFVKKLSSFQGVEVSDNREPEDVNIDVDCFIKEMESVMSHHASMETSTDVENEDESSSDLDFDESQDDESDGATDTNNVDGENMFMESYSDALGEELKSSTLQKSFYRASGEASQKDEGTSHTTDHMEEDFTPVDVDVNLVKSFLDSFSSQEGLPGPASNLLGLMGIKLPRDGDKGK, encoded by the exons ATGGCGACGGgccctttttcttcttcatccattTTCAATCAGAGCAGCTCCAGGCTCCCTGATGATACCGTTTTCTACGCCATATTTCCCGACGCCTCTCTGAGCTCCGGCAATGCTGCCGAGGTAGCTTCCATCCTCCAATCCCTTCACCTTCAAATCATAAACTCCATCTCTTCATTCACCTCCAACTACATATGGCAGCACGAAGCCTTTTCTCTCTCACCTTCTTCCATCCTCAAATCCCCCTGCGTTTGTTCCACCCACCTTCCACACCTTCACGGGAAGCTTCGCTTTGGCGACAACCTTGAAGACGAATGGTTCActgtgtttcttctttttcacatTTCCAAATGTTTTACTTCTCTTTCAATCCGAGTTTGGGACACGGACGGTGAATTTCTGCTTATCGAGGCAGCATTCCATATCCCTAGATGGATTAACCCTGAGAATAGTCTCAATCGTGTCTTTATCCGCAATGGTAGCCTCCATATTGTACCAAAACACCGGTTACCGGATCCTAATTTGTTTGATTCGCTTAAGTTCTTGGTGGAGTTTGATCAGGAATCTAGGGCGTCTGAGTCGGTTCAGCTGGCtgtgaagaaaaagatttCGGATTATCCCCGGCGAGCCGAGATGAACATACACAAAGCTAGGGTTAGGGTTCCTTTATCAGTTGCTCAGGTGTTGAAGCATGAACCCTGCTTGATTTCGCTGGCAGTTGAGGGGTTTTACGATCGTGACATAGACACCATGAAGTTCGCCGCAAAAATGGAGAAGTTTttgggaagaggaagagaagaagaattgGTATGCGTGTCCGTTAAGATGTCGAAGGCAATGTTTGCACAGTTGATGCAGCAGAATTTTCAGGCGCCCAAATGTTATCCGATGCCCAATAGGACCAATGCTTCAATACACACGGAAGCTGAATTGGGAATGAAGATAGCATGCGGATTTGAGATGATATATCAACTAAGAAGACAGGAAGGGTCTGAAGGGAAAAGCCAGACATGGGAGGCGTTTAAGGAGAGTTTAGAAAGTAGCGGATACTTCCAAGGTTTACTTCCGGGTTCAAAGGAGCATGGGAGGTTGATGCAGAATGCGGAGGAATATTACAAGAATAGTGAACTCTTTTCAAGAACTAG TAACATGATGAGTGCTCCAGTAAGACGCATAGATGAGATTCTTGCTTCTCCTTATTCAGTGGAAGATTTCAAGGGTCCGGATGTCCCTCCTTCTGATGATGATTCTTGGCTTTACAATGGGGATGATGAATTGAATGCAGCCCTCTTAGAGAGACAGAAGGAAATGGAAATTTCTAATTCTGAATTTAACGAGAAGCAGAAATCTAAAAAGGAGCAAGTTGATCCATCATCCAGCTATAGTATGGACGAGCCTGATCTAGGTGATATATCAAAATCCATGCAGAAATTCGTCAAAAAATTATCAAGCTTTCAGGGAGTAGAGGTGTCCGATAACAG GGAGCCAGAAGATGTGAACATCGATGTAGATTGCTTTATTAAAGAGATGGAATCAGTGATGAGTCATCACGCATCCATGGAGACTTCTACTgatgttgaaaatgaagatgaatCCTCTTCTGATTTGGATTTTG ATGAATCTCAAGATGATGAGAGTGATGGTGCCACAGATACTAATAATGTAGATGGAGAGAATATGTTCATGGAATCTTATTCAGATGCTTTGGGTGAAGAATTGAAGAGTAGTACTCTCCAGAAAAGTTTTTATCGTGCTAGTGGAGAAGCTTCCCAGAAAGATGAG ggAACATCACATACCACTGACCATATGGAGGAGGATTTCACCCCTGTTGATGTGGACGTGAACCTTGTAAAGAGCTTTCTTGATTCCTTTTCATCACAAGAAGGACTGCCTGGTCCTGCATCTAACCTTCTTGGACTCATGGGTATAAAGCTTCCGAGAGATGGTGACAAAGGCAAATGA